Proteins from a single region of Belliella baltica DSM 15883:
- a CDS encoding PAS domain S-box protein translates to MKVDNRPTNNIPQKKVLKVIAIGASAGGLEALQDFLSHLPPIENVCLIIAQHLSPSHKSMLVSLLTKETKLEVAEAIHGDKLESNKIYITPPDSEITIYKGKIILNKPSSAIGPKPSIDILLKSLSKDFKENVIAVILSGTGSDGAAGIFVVKENKGYVIAQEPHTAKYDGMPISAINTGVVDAILSPDKIGEEILDYIINPNHEIQQSLEAEGTLNKIFQILSDRTGTDFTNYKPATIGRRLNKRLANFHIDNLEDYLQILRNDPKEVDEMFNTILIGVTSFFRDRSAFLALEEQIKKIIASKTKTDTIRIWTPGCSTGEEPYSIAITFDKILREKGLSIPVQIFATDIDDRSIDFARKGIYSEEKISKLPKETLDTYFTPNVEGFTINKNIRGMILFSKHNLIKNPPFFKLDLISCRNLLIYFDNYLQNHLIPLFHYSLLPKGFLFLGKSETVGQFEKLFQTLDGKNKIYQRKPGESLRKSKLQSHPILKTNSQQLESKSNESLVTINDLIKETIFKTYEHPYVIVNDEFEVQEIHGDIRLFLSLTSGKANLNLFKLLNSELQIEVRSILINTIKERKVTKSSIRRFTLFEKTYFVRIIAKPLIFNHKIKDLFLVIFEQLDLEDYVSKGIVTNDSKNENQRVAELENELLATKEQVQTYIEEIETSNEELQSLNEEMQSTNEELQSTNEELETSNEELQSTYEEVQIAYSELKSTHETLELKERELLEKEYNLKALLNNSLQAFLLIDDAYAVIEWNQIANDLWNKLRKANIKKGETILDLISEENLENFIKQIREAFKGKTIKKQLKESSVDKIEYWFEYSITPVQDHTGQVKIISIGLIDITEKIEVSAKLNKSEKLLTSVFNANGTGICITDSSGKFIEVNDEYCKIYGYSKEELLGQHFTKVVPSENREELEKLHDDFIFGKEEMSKEWIAKRKNGALIDIFASPRLLIYEDGSRYKVTSVRDITENKKYKNILQKSSDSALVGGWEYDNITGVFALSEEAKNIFEIPKLTENLYSFSSNMFKDEAKVILDKAMKDALEKGEAFDLEIQGHNTNDDSIWVRITCKPIVYNNKTLKLFGTLQNITQQYFLLKEQKRTSDLLKRTEAISKVGSSEFNLLTKESVWSDEFYRICGLDKDTHRASFDLRISLIHPDDKEYALKIYQDAIEKGGDYELEKRIITPEGIIKHIKSEGTVELNESGIPSRMIGVFKDITEQVRNEKIAKEKEQIFKNLFDNVSHLAVQGLDENGQVVYWNKSSEKLYGYSEKEAVGEIISDLTALDNQKSNLMIELKSMIQTGQNLKSREEIHKKKDGSIVPVFVNYTLIEIPNRPTQIFRFNIDISEAKSATDALIQSNLRYEIATKATSDTIWDWNLETNTVIRAENFKTIFGHEIDKFSSNNKYWLQLIHPDDRRGISRSLNKFLDSDQELWESEFRLIKSNGEYAIVLDKGILLRDSNNKPIRMIGATQDITARKNDEQELLNLSTQLIRRAKDLETSNADLEQFAYVASHDLQEPLRMITGFLSQLQKKYEDILDEKGKKYIYFATDGATRMRQIILDLLDFSRVGRIKENEQNIDINEILENILILNSRLIEEKEAQVSFESMPIVYAQKTPLQQIFQNIINNALKYQKPNQKPIIKIKAEDQGTNWLFSISDNGIGIEKEYLVKVFTIFQRLHTKAEYEGTGLGLAICQKIVQNLGGKIWVESDIGKGSVFYFTIPK, encoded by the coding sequence ATGAAAGTCGACAATCGTCCCACCAATAATATCCCTCAAAAAAAAGTACTGAAAGTAATAGCAATTGGAGCTTCTGCAGGTGGCTTGGAAGCTTTACAGGATTTTTTGTCGCACCTCCCTCCTATTGAAAATGTTTGTTTGATCATCGCTCAGCATTTGAGTCCTTCACACAAAAGCATGCTTGTGTCTCTTTTGACTAAAGAAACCAAATTAGAAGTTGCTGAAGCCATTCATGGAGATAAATTAGAAAGCAATAAAATATACATTACTCCACCAGATAGTGAAATTACTATTTACAAGGGGAAAATTATTTTAAATAAACCTTCTTCAGCAATTGGTCCAAAACCTTCCATTGATATCTTGTTAAAGTCTCTATCAAAAGACTTTAAAGAGAATGTAATTGCAGTCATTTTATCTGGAACAGGCTCTGATGGAGCCGCTGGAATCTTCGTTGTAAAAGAAAATAAAGGCTATGTAATTGCTCAAGAACCCCATACAGCCAAATATGATGGGATGCCTATTTCGGCTATCAACACAGGTGTAGTAGACGCCATCCTTTCACCTGATAAGATCGGTGAAGAAATACTAGATTACATCATCAATCCAAATCATGAAATCCAGCAATCATTAGAGGCAGAAGGAACTTTAAATAAAATTTTTCAAATCCTCAGTGACAGAACAGGAACCGACTTTACCAATTACAAACCTGCCACTATCGGTAGAAGACTCAACAAAAGATTAGCAAATTTCCATATAGATAATTTAGAAGATTATCTCCAGATACTAAGAAATGACCCTAAAGAAGTGGACGAAATGTTTAATACCATTTTGATAGGGGTAACTTCATTTTTTAGGGATCGATCCGCTTTTCTAGCATTGGAAGAGCAGATCAAAAAAATCATTGCTAGCAAAACGAAAACTGACACCATCAGAATTTGGACACCAGGCTGTTCCACAGGTGAAGAACCTTATTCAATTGCCATCACATTTGACAAAATCCTTCGTGAAAAAGGGCTCTCTATCCCTGTTCAAATTTTTGCTACAGACATCGATGATCGCTCTATTGACTTTGCCAGAAAAGGAATTTATTCAGAAGAAAAAATATCTAAACTTCCCAAAGAAACTCTTGATACTTACTTCACTCCAAATGTGGAAGGATTTACCATAAATAAAAATATCCGTGGAATGATCTTGTTTTCCAAACATAACCTGATCAAAAACCCACCTTTTTTCAAATTGGATTTAATTTCTTGTAGAAATCTCCTGATCTATTTCGATAATTATTTACAAAATCATCTTATTCCCCTTTTCCACTATTCCCTACTTCCAAAAGGATTCCTATTTTTAGGCAAATCAGAAACTGTTGGCCAATTTGAAAAACTCTTTCAAACCTTGGATGGAAAAAACAAAATCTATCAAAGAAAACCTGGGGAAAGCTTGAGAAAATCGAAGTTGCAATCCCATCCCATTTTAAAAACCAATAGTCAACAACTAGAAAGTAAATCAAATGAATCTCTAGTGACAATTAATGACTTGATCAAGGAAACCATCTTTAAAACGTATGAACATCCTTATGTGATTGTCAATGATGAATTTGAAGTTCAAGAGATTCATGGTGATATCCGACTTTTTCTCAGCCTTACCTCTGGGAAAGCAAACCTGAACCTTTTCAAATTACTCAACTCAGAACTTCAGATTGAGGTAAGATCAATTTTAATAAATACAATCAAAGAAAGAAAGGTTACAAAAAGCAGCATAAGAAGATTTACACTTTTTGAGAAGACTTATTTTGTAAGAATAATTGCTAAGCCCTTGATTTTTAATCATAAAATCAAGGATCTCTTTCTTGTGATTTTTGAACAGTTGGACTTAGAAGATTATGTGTCCAAAGGTATTGTCACAAATGATAGTAAAAATGAAAATCAACGTGTGGCTGAATTGGAAAATGAACTTTTGGCTACAAAAGAACAAGTTCAAACCTACATCGAAGAGATAGAAACAAGCAACGAAGAGCTGCAGTCTCTCAATGAAGAAATGCAATCAACCAATGAAGAACTGCAATCGACAAATGAAGAATTGGAAACCAGCAATGAAGAACTGCAATCTACTTACGAGGAAGTTCAGATTGCTTACTCAGAATTGAAATCCACACATGAAACCTTAGAACTTAAAGAACGAGAACTTCTCGAAAAAGAATACAACCTCAAAGCTTTGTTGAATAATTCTCTTCAAGCATTTTTACTAATCGATGATGCATACGCTGTAATTGAATGGAATCAAATTGCGAATGACCTTTGGAATAAGCTGAGAAAAGCGAACATAAAGAAAGGTGAAACTATCCTAGACCTTATTTCAGAAGAAAACCTCGAAAACTTTATCAAGCAAATTAGAGAAGCTTTCAAAGGAAAAACCATCAAAAAACAGCTCAAAGAATCTAGTGTTGATAAAATAGAATATTGGTTTGAGTACTCGATTACTCCCGTTCAAGATCATACTGGACAAGTAAAGATTATATCTATTGGACTGATAGACATCACTGAAAAAATTGAAGTTTCAGCAAAACTCAATAAATCTGAAAAGCTACTCACCTCTGTATTTAACGCCAATGGCACAGGCATTTGCATTACAGATTCATCAGGCAAATTTATCGAAGTCAACGACGAATATTGTAAGATTTATGGTTACAGCAAAGAGGAATTACTTGGACAGCATTTCACAAAAGTAGTCCCATCCGAAAATAGAGAAGAGCTCGAAAAACTTCATGACGACTTTATTTTTGGCAAAGAAGAAATGAGCAAAGAATGGATTGCAAAAAGAAAGAATGGTGCCTTGATCGATATTTTTGCGAGTCCAAGGCTACTTATTTATGAAGATGGATCTCGCTACAAAGTAACATCAGTTAGAGATATTACTGAAAACAAGAAATATAAAAACATCTTACAAAAATCATCAGATTCTGCCCTTGTTGGTGGATGGGAATATGACAATATTACTGGGGTTTTTGCGCTTTCAGAAGAGGCCAAAAATATTTTTGAAATACCCAAATTGACAGAAAATCTTTACTCATTTTCTTCAAATATGTTTAAAGATGAAGCAAAAGTCATCTTAGACAAAGCCATGAAAGATGCTCTAGAAAAAGGTGAAGCTTTTGATCTGGAAATACAAGGACATAATACCAATGACGATTCCATTTGGGTAAGAATCACCTGTAAACCTATAGTTTACAATAATAAAACATTGAAATTATTTGGTACACTTCAAAACATAACTCAGCAGTATTTTCTACTTAAAGAACAAAAAAGAACCTCAGATCTACTTAAAAGAACTGAAGCCATATCTAAAGTGGGAAGCTCAGAGTTCAACCTCCTCACCAAAGAGTCGGTTTGGTCCGATGAATTTTATAGAATTTGTGGATTAGATAAAGATACCCATCGAGCTTCATTTGACTTGCGAATAAGCCTAATTCACCCTGATGACAAAGAGTATGCACTCAAAATCTATCAAGATGCAATAGAAAAAGGAGGAGATTATGAATTAGAAAAAAGAATCATCACTCCAGAAGGAATCATCAAACATATAAAATCTGAAGGAACTGTTGAGCTAAATGAAAGTGGAATACCAAGCCGAATGATCGGGGTATTTAAAGACATTACCGAACAAGTTAGGAATGAAAAAATTGCTAAAGAAAAAGAACAAATCTTCAAAAACCTCTTTGATAATGTCAGTCATTTGGCCGTACAAGGTTTAGATGAAAATGGTCAAGTAGTATATTGGAACAAGTCAAGTGAAAAGCTTTATGGCTACAGCGAAAAAGAAGCTGTAGGAGAAATCATCTCAGACCTTACGGCTTTGGATAATCAAAAGTCAAATTTGATGATTGAATTAAAAAGCATGATTCAAACTGGCCAAAACCTCAAGTCAAGAGAAGAAATTCATAAGAAAAAAGATGGGTCGATTGTGCCTGTATTTGTGAATTACACATTGATCGAGATTCCAAATAGACCAACCCAAATTTTTAGATTCAACATAGATATCTCAGAGGCTAAATCAGCAACTGATGCTTTAATACAAAGTAATTTAAGATATGAAATCGCTACAAAAGCAACTTCTGATACCATATGGGATTGGAATTTAGAAACTAACACGGTCATCAGAGCGGAAAACTTCAAAACCATCTTCGGGCATGAAATTGACAAGTTTTCTTCCAACAATAAGTATTGGCTTCAACTCATTCATCCAGATGATAGAAGGGGCATTTCTAGAAGTTTAAACAAGTTTCTTGACAGTGACCAAGAGCTTTGGGAATCTGAATTTAGATTAATAAAAAGCAATGGTGAGTATGCTATCGTTCTAGATAAAGGGATATTATTAAGAGATAGTAACAATAAGCCAATTCGAATGATCGGTGCTACACAAGATATCACCGCAAGAAAAAATGATGAACAAGAGCTCCTCAACCTAAGCACTCAACTCATTCGAAGAGCAAAAGACTTGGAAACCTCTAATGCTGACTTAGAGCAATTTGCTTATGTCGCTTCTCATGATTTGCAAGAACCTCTGAGGATGATAACCGGATTCCTTTCTCAACTTCAAAAAAAATATGAAGATATTTTAGATGAAAAAGGGAAAAAGTACATCTACTTTGCAACTGATGGTGCCACTAGGATGAGGCAAATCATCTTGGATCTATTAGATTTTTCAAGAGTGGGAAGAATCAAAGAAAATGAACAAAATATTGACATCAACGAAATCCTAGAAAATATTCTAATCCTCAATAGCCGACTGATTGAAGAAAAAGAAGCTCAGGTAAGTTTTGAATCCATGCCAATAGTTTATGCTCAAAAAACTCCTTTGCAACAAATCTTTCAAAACATCATCAATAATGCTCTGAAATATCAAAAGCCAAATCAAAAACCTATAATCAAAATCAAAGCTGAAGATCAAGGAACGAATTGGCTTTTTTCAATTTCGGATAATGGGATAGGAATCGAAAAGGAATATCTAGTAAAAGTCTTCACAATCTTCCAAAGACTGCATACCAAAGCAGAATATGAAGGAACAGGATTAGGTCTAGCGATCTGCCAAAAAATAGTACAAAATTTAGGTGGAAAAATATGGGTCGAATCAGATATAGGTAAGGGAAGTGTTTTTTATTTTACTATACCTAAATAG